The following DNA comes from Candidatus Nanosynbacter sp. TM7-074.
CACACAAATAGCCGATTATTCTATTAGGGAAGCGAAGACTTTAGCGGATTTTGGAATTACTATCTAATTGCAAAAAGCTGAGTAATTTGGTATAATGACAGGGCTATGATTAGCAAAGATAATAAAGCGAAAGCAATTGCTTTGACTCAGGTCAATAAAAACGACGTCGGTAGCCCACAGGCTCAGGTGTCAGTTTTGACGGCTCGTATCAAAGAGGTTACGGAGCATCTGAAGGCGAATAAGCACGACTTCATGGCGCGCCGCGGCTTGATTCAAATGGTTGGTAAGCGTAAGCGCTTGCTGAAATATTTGGAGCGAACTGATTTTGAGAGCTACAAAGCAGTTGTTGCCAAGTTAGGTTTGCGTAAGTAATTTTACGTTAGGAAAACTGCTTAAGTCCCCTTCGGCGAGAAGGGGACTTTTGTAATGGCAATTATTTTTTCAATTTGGCGATAAGTACGTCACGTCCGTCATTGGCGCCGCCTAAAGTACAGGAATAGAGAGTTAGTTGTGGCTGATCAGTGCGCTGTTCGATTTCTATTGCCTCTGGCTTAACGCTACGTTTTTCGCTGATGACATAAATGTAGCGCTCTCCGTTATAATCGATAACAATATCATCGCTAACTGTCAGCTTATCAATATTGTAAAATGGTGATTTTCTAAGTGTTTGCTGAGGGGTCAAGCCCATAATAAAACGGTGTGCGGATAAAACAAAATTGCCACCATCCTTCGGATTGCCATTCTCTGGTTTACGCCACCAAGCGCCGTGTTCCATAGTTTCTGCACCGCCAGGTGCGTACGGCAAATTAATATCAATTTTTGGGATATAAAGTCGATTTTCAGTGATTTTATTTTCTGTTTTGCTGATCAGTTGGGTGGTGGAGTTATTCTTTTGATCAATAGTTTGTGACAATATAAACGGTGTTATGGCAATAGCAAGTGTATACAGTCCGCTAATAATCATTATAGTCGCAATTATAGAAGGAAGGCGAACTTTCCAGTTTTTTGACTGTCTTGTTGACGACTTCAATTGTAGTGACATGACTCAATTATAGCACTATACTCATACTGTATAATCGTGGGTGGGGATAGGAGTGGTGTGCTACATGAGGTAATGGGGGTTGAATTATTATGATTTTTATGCTATAATTTACTATTATGAATAAAGAACCTACACTCCCTAATAAGCCACTCTGGGTGCCGGAAAGAGAGTTTCTTGATGAAGAAAATCGGCAGTCTATAATCAAAATCTTAGGCGTTATCGCAACAGATCGTTCTAACCAGCAATTTGCTGAAGCCGCGCGGGCAGCTGCCAATGATATTGAAAGTGGTGATTTGGCGTCAGGTTCGCGAGATTTCATGTGGGCGCGCTTTATGGGTGTCCAGCATGGCACTATGGAAGGTGGCGACGGTAAGGTGCGGGTTAATGAGGAAAACTATCCTAGGTTGCGACCGTTGGCTGAACAGCTACACTATGGTGATATGCGTTTTCTAGAGTCAAATCCGGCCGATAGTACCGTAGAGTATGGTAGTAGTATTGTTCTAGGTGGATCAGCAGAAGAGATGCCAAAACGTCTACAGGCTGCGCGAGGTAAAAATCCACGAGATATCGCTGTTCAGGACACGTATTTACTAGTTGGACAGCGCCAACGCTGGAGCGGTATACCGACTGAGAAAAATCCTGATGCCATTTTGGCGGCAGTATCAAGATCGCTTGGCGGTGTTGACATGGATAGGCTCAAGGAAAAATCACCTTGGCTACGGGATGAGCTACGCAAAAAGGTTGAGGCTGGTAGTTGGGGTGAAGCATTCGCCACGGAGATGGCGATTGGACGGCTGGGTCTTGAGGCTTACTTTGACGTGCATGGCTTAATTGACTGGGAGAATGGTATTGAGGAGACTGCACCTAGCGAAAGCCGGCCAAGTATACCGGGTGTTCCGGATCGAGAAAATGTCTTAGTAACGTATCACTTGCTCGATGGAACTCGTGCAACATTGCTAAATGCTGCTGCGGTGCCGAGAAAGCGCGGTGTTCCACGGCCAACGAGTGATAGTCAGATCAAAGAACTACTAGATTTGGGTGTCCTAGAGCGCAATAAAGAGTATCCTCTTAGTATCGTTACAGATTCACCGCACTATCTTCGAGCCGCTACTGATGTCGCTATTCGGATATTGGCACACCCCGAGACAAGGGATATAGTCATTGCTCCCCCCGTCTCGCCGTATAGGCCGTCAAGCCCAGAGAATGTCCTAAAAGCACTAGGAGAGATTCCGGCAACCTATAAGGCTGATAAGCGTGTTCACGCCGTATTGCGTGGCGAAGATCCGGACGCTAGAGAGCTGGCTGATTTGTAGGAAATACGAAGCAGCAAACAGAGTTAAACGGTTAGGCCGGGCGCCATAGGAGCAAATGTAACGTGTATTGTATGGTGAGCTGCCGTTCATCAAAGGAGATTGATTTTCAGAGTGGATTGTGTCTAGTTTTGGCTTTCTATAAAGCCTATAAAGCGCACACCGCTGTGATATAATAAAATACGCGAATATAACCCGCAGACGGTGATGGATGTGTGGTGTGTTGACCGGTAAACCAGCACGCATGCACCTGTTACTGTCTTTGCGAGAAAGAGAGGATCTATGGCAATTATTAATCCAAGTGGCAAGGAGATTTTTAGCGTTACCACTGAGTTTTGTGGTCGTCCGCTGACACTAGAAGTAAACCGTGTTGGCTTTCGGACAACTGGTAGTGTGCTGGTGCGTTACGGCGATACTGTGGTTTTGGGTAGTGCGCAGGTGAGTAGTCGTCCAGTTCAGATGGACTATTTTCCATTGTCAATTGACTATGAAGAAAAATTTTATGCAGCAGGTAAAATTTCCGGTAGTCGATTTATTAAGCGTGAAGGTCGTCCAAGTGACGAGGCTGTGCTGATTGGTCGGTTGATTGATCGTCCAATTCGTCCGCTATTTCCGAAGGGTTACCGCCAAGAGGTGCAGGTTGTGGCAACCGTACTAAGTATGGATCCTGATTTCCGCCCAGATGTTATTGCGATGATTGCGGCGTCTAGTGCCTTAATGCTAACTGGCACGCCTTTTGATGGTCCAGTGGCTGGTTTGCGTGTCGGTCGCGTCAACGGAGAATTTAAGGCCTTCTTAACTTCGGAAGAGCGTGAGAAGTCGGATCTTGATTTGGTGGTGGCTGGTATTGAAAGTGGCATCACTATGGTTGAGGCTGGCGCTAAGGAAGTTTCTGAGGAGACTATTGTTGATGCTATGGCATGGGCGCACCAGATGATGCAGCCAGCGATTGTCTTGCAGCGGGAATTGGCGGAAAAAGTTGCTCCAGCTACGCAGGAATATACTTTAATCTTGCCAGATGAATCAATTCAGCAGACAGTTGATGAGTGGGCTAGGGGTAAGTTTGGTGAAAAACTTCGTCGCCCATATCCAGAGCGTAATGAAATGATTAGTCAGATTCGTGCTGAATTCCATGAGTCGATGGCGGAAAAACTTGGTATGGATGAGGAAGAATATAATGAGGTACGTGGTGATTATGATGAGGCGTTTACTTTGGCGCTTCATAAAGATGTACGTCAGGGAATTGTTGCAGAACAAGTCCGTCCTGATGGTCGACAATTGACAGAAATTCGTCCGCTTAGCTCGGAAGTTGGCTTCTTGCCGCGCGCTCACGGCTCCAGTCTGTTTACTCGCGGCGTGACGCAGGGTATGAACATTGTTACTTTGGCGCCGCTGAGCTATTCACAACTAGTTGACACTATGGAAATTAATGATGGCGAGCGACGTTATATGCACCATTATAATGCGCCAGGCTATACAGTCGGTGAAGTTAAGCGAATGGGTAGCCCGGGTCGACGTGAAATTGGGCACGGTTATTTAGCGGAACGAGCATTGTTGCCAGTATTGCCAACCGAAGAAGACTTTCCATACGCCATTCGTTCGGTGACAGAAATAATGAGCCAGAACGGCTCAACGTCGATGGCAGCAACTTGTTCAAGCTGCTTGGCGTTGATGGATGCGGGCGTACCATTGTCGGCTCCAGTCAGTGGAATTGCTATGGGTCTGATGATGGATGGTGATACGCCGTATGTACTGAGTGACATTGCCGATGCTGAAGACTTCGCCGGTGATATGGACTTTAAGGTTACAGGTACAGCAAAGGGAATTACCGCTCTCCAGATGGATATGAAGGTGCACGGCTTACCGGTGGCGGTGCTGCGTCAGGCGATTGAGCAGAGTAAGGCTGGTCGAGCGCACATCTTGCAACATATGCTGAGCGTGCTAGCTACCCCGCGTAATCAACTTAGTCCGTATGCGCCACGAATTGAGAAGATTAAGATTGATCCAGATAAGATTGGCGCGGTTATCGGCAAGGGTGGAGAGACTATCAATAAGATTACCTCAGAAACCGGTGCTGAAGTTGATATTAAGGAAGACGGCTTGATCACAATAGCTAGCCCGAATAGTGAATCAATTGAAAAGGCACTGAATTGGATTAAGAGCTTGGTCGAGGAGCCAGAAGTTGGCAAGGTCTATGATGGTAAGGTTGTCAGTATTAAGGACTTTGGTGCTTTTGTAAATATCTTACCGGGTGTTGACGGTATGGTACACATTTCAAAGCTAGCTGAAGGTCGAGTTAATAAAGTGACTGATGTAGTTAAAGAGGGTCAGTTGGTTCGCGTAAAAATTACTGGAATTGATGAGCGCGGTAAGATCAATTTGACGATGATCGGTCTGTAAATGTATAATAATGAAAAAGCATAATTTCAGGAGATTAAATTTCTAATGGATAATAGCAATAATAATAAGAAGCAGCAAATACCACCACAGCCACAACTTCAACAAGCTACGCCTCAACAGCCTCAATTCCAACAGGCTCCACAACAACCACCACAATTCCAACAAGTCCCACAGCAGCCAGTCATGGAATCTCCATACCAAATGCCTCCAAAAAAGAAAATGAGTAAAGGTGTTTTATGGGGAATTATTGGCGGAGTAATTGGGCTAATAATCATCATCGTTGGTGTAGTCCTGGCTATTATATTCTTGAGTGGTCCAAGTAAGAGTGATTATAAAGACGCAGCAAGCTTAGTGCCGCAAATGAAACTGTCTGAGCCTAAGGATCTATTTAAGGATGTGAAAAAAAGTGATGATTACGAAGAGGTTATAAATAAAATTATAAACTCAGTTGACGAAGCTCATGCTAAGTTTGTCGCTAATAAGGCCTTTAAGGACAAAGATGTTAAGGAGGCTTACGACAAGTATCTGAACGCGTGGAATGACGAGATGAAGCCTTACTTAAAATATATTGCAATTTTTCATAAAGAAAAGGCTTACTTTAATTGTAGAGTTCCTCGGGCAAATAAATATTTTGAGAAATCTAAAGATGAAATCGAACAAGATTTTGACTCTGTCATGAAAAATTGTATAAACGCCCTGGACAACATGATTAAGTCTGATAATGATATTGCTAAGAAATATGGTGAAGACTTGAAAAAGCATTATGCGGAGATGAAGCAATATTACGTAGCAGCAGCAGCCTATAGGCAGGACTATGTAAGAACAAATGGCCAAACATCTTTGTCGTCACCTGAAGTTCCAACGACTCCAAGACCTAATTACAAAAAGGATATTGCTAAGAGATTGAAAGATAACCTTGATAATTTACAAAAAGTATTAGAAGATAAAGCCAATAAATAGATTTTTGTAGGTCATGAGCGCCTCGTTTTTACGGGGCGTTTTTTGTTAGAGTAAAGTTATGCCTATTATCTACTTCAGTAATTGGAGATATAGTTGACTCCAAGTTGCTTGTAAAATCTGTCTAAGGGTAGTATAGTAGATAGTCGATATCCATTATATCTAATTTGAGAAAGGACCTATATGAGATTATCAGGGGCTGTCGAACAAGCGTGTTGTATCATGGCAATTTTAGCCGATCCGAAACAAAAAACGCCGATAACTAATGATACTTTGTCGGAAAAAATGTCGGTTTCGCCAACTTATTTGAAGAAAATTAGTCGTAAGTTAGTAGTGGCAAAATTAATCACCTCGACACAGGGTGCCGGAGGTGGATTTATTTTGGCAAGAGAAATGAAGGGGGTAACACTACATGATGTAGTCTTGGCAATTGAGGGCAATGCGCCATTTTTTCAGCCTAAAGGAGTTATTGGGCGGGTTTTTGCGTCGCGCCGTCGTCAAGTGAAAATTGGCATGAACATGATTGAAAAAGTTTTTTCTGAGGCTCAGGAAAAGTGGAGTGAATACCTAAAAACTGTGACGCTAGAAGATGTTACTCGGGAGGTTTCTTGTGATTAAAAATAATATGGTACGAGCCGAGTGGCGGCATTTATTTAAAAACAAAATACTCCTTATATCTATGTTGGTGATCTCGTTTATTCCGATTATGTATAGCGGATTTTTCTTAGGTTCAATTTGGGATCCATACGGTCAAACAAAAAATCTCCCAGTAGCACTTGTTAATGAAGACGGGGGCGCTGTCTTAAACGGTCAAACATTGAATGTTGGTCAATCGGTGCAGCAAAAATTGAAAGATAATCATGATTTGGGATGGGAGTTTGTTAGTAAAAAACAGGCGTCTAGCGGCGTAGAGAGTGGTCATTTCTATGCCGTAGTGGAAATTCCATCTGACTTTTCGGAGAAGGTGGCGTCAATCACTGGCAGCCAGCCTCAACAAGCGGTTATCAATTTTACCACTACACCGGCCAAGAACTATATTGGTTCATTGGTGAGTAATCAGGCGGCCGAGAGAGTGAAGTCTTCAGTCTCTGAGCAAGTCACTAAGGCATACGCTAAAGGGGTGTTGGAGAGTATAGATAAGCTGGGGGTAGGTTTAGAGTCGGCTGCCAACGGGACGGCGCAGCTGCACAGTGGCTTGGCCCAATTCCACGGTGGCGTTCAAGCGTATGCTGGCGGAGTTAATCAACTAGCGGTAGGTCAGCATAGTTTGACTGATGGTTTGGTGCAATTAAACGGTGGGGCACAGCAATTGCAGACGGCTCTTAGGAAGATGTCAAATGGTCTACCTAGTGAATCTCAAGTTGCGCAACTAACAAGTGGGGTGAAGCAATTGCAAACCGGCATTAATCAACTAAATTATAGTGTGTATCACCCATCTCCAGCGATCCTCGCTCAGCAAAATAAAGTGCAGACTGAGGCTCAAGCTTTGGCGCAAACTGTGCAAGCGTCGGTGGTAGACCTATCTACGGCGGGGGCAGTAGTGAAAGATTTGGGTGCTCAGGCAATGGCTTCTGGTCATGGTATGACAACTATAACGTTGCCTCAAATAAGTAAAATCTCTCAGGCGCTTGGTAAGACGCAAACAATTACTACTCAGGTGGCTACATTACTTCAGGATTTACAAACGCTTACCCGCCAATTGTCGGAGCAACAATCACAACTACAGACAGGAGTCGCTGCGCTTAACAGTGGTGTGAGCCAACTCGTGCCAAATGTAAATACTGCACTTAATGGCTATAATAGTCTCAGGGGTGCAAATGGCCAATTACTATCCGGGGTAACGTCGTTAAGTGGTAGCTTAGCTAAGGCGCAAGCTGGTAGTCAGAAATTAGCTGACGGCGCTGGCGTGTTGAGTAATCGTTCAGGAACGTTGGTTGGCAGTAGTGCTCGACTAGCTAATGGCATAGATGTGCTTTCCGTTAAGTTGGCAGATGCTTCTAATAAGCTTAAAGCTCAGCCGACGGGATTAGCGACTCAGGAGCATATCGCTAATCCAGTTAAGTCGGAGACAACAGCAAAGGGTGATGTTCCAAATTACGGCTATGCTCTGGCGCCATACGTATTGTCGTTGAGCTTGTTTGTTGGGGCGATTGTTCTGAATGTCATTTACCCAATTCGTAAGACTTTTGCCGATCAGGAAAGTGCTTTTCGTTGGTGGTTGGCTAAGACATCAGTCGTTGGCCTGGCGGCTTTCGCTCAAGCAACGATTCTAATGCTAGTTATGGTCTACTGCTTAGGTTTGACTCCAGAACACCCAGTGCACTTTATCGGGGTAATTTATATGACGTCATTTGTCTATATGTCTATTGTGTCGTTTATGGTGATTACGCTGGATAACCCGGGCCGATTTTTGGCAATGGTGCTATTGGTATTGCAGTTAGGTTCAAGTGAGGGAACATTCCCGATTCAAACGGCTAATGGATTTTTCCAGGCAATTAATCCGCTGGTACCAATGACTTATTCCATCCGAGCGTTGCGCCAGTCTATATCAGGTGGGTTAGACAATGCGTTTTATGACAGTAGTATGTGGGCACTTGCTGGATTTTTGTTAGCAGCTAATTTGCTGATGATAAGTTTCTTTATTTATCGTGGTAAGCGTAAATTTGCTCACACCTCAGTAGATGGTGATGATTAGTCCTGTCTGACGATAACATTTTAAAATACCAGCGCCTCTTTACGTGGTGTTGGTATTTTGCTTATTGTGCGGCGCTATTTTTGACAAAATACAGTCAGTTTGTTATTATAGATAGTACTGATTAGAGGAATTTATTGTTAGATTAACGCCTCTATACTTGGGTTTTGAATTATATTGTAATAAAAAAGGAGTATAACAATATGGGTCAGCGGCGACTGGCAACACCTCAGAAGGACGATACTAAAAAGCGTCCGCAATCAAAAAAGAGTAATAATGCAGTATTAAATAGCACCACCACTCGCAAGGGCGAGGTGTTTCGTGCGCAGCGGCGGACGAGCGAGAATGTTAATCTCAGGGCGTCGCAGCACGTGATTGATATTCCGGTCAATAAGTCGGTCTATAATGGCTATGGCGGCGAGCAATTTAGCGCCAAAATGCAGCCAAAACGCACTCGCGGCGGCAAACCGAAGTTGAGGATTATCCCAATCGGCGGTGTCGGCGAAATGGGCATCGGTAAAAATATGAACGCCATTGAGTATGACGATGAGATTATCGTTGTGGATATGGGCTTCCTGTTTCCAGGTAGTGATTATCCAGGCATCAACTACATTACGCCAGACATCACCTGGCTAGAAGAAAATAAGCACAAGATTAAGGCTCATGTGTTTACTCACGGACACCTTGATCACATCGGTTCTTTCCGGCACTTTATTCACCGAATTCCAGCGCCGGTTTATGGATCAAAGTTTACTATCGGCATGCTGGACAAGTCGATGGCTGATACCGATACTGATTTTCAGCCGGACTTTCGAGTGATGGACCCATTGAGCCACGAAATTGTTCAAGTGTCGAAGCACTTTTCTGTGGAATTGGTGAGGGTTAACCACTCGATTCCTGACTCAACAGCGGTGATCATTCGGACGCCACTGGGTGTGATCATTGACTCTGGTGACTGGCGATTTGAGGAAAGCCCAGTTGATGGTCAGAAATTTGACCTCAAGCGGATGACTGAAGTGGCGTCCAAAGAAGGCGTTTTGATGTTCATGAACGAATCGACCAACTGTGAATCCGCCGGTACGCACACCCACACTGAGTTTGATATTCAATATTCCATCGGCCAGGTGATGGATAAATTCAGTAACAGTCGAGTGATTTTAAGCTGTTTCTCATCACAAGTGCACCGATTGCAATTGATTTTGGAAGAAGCGCATAAGCACGGCCGTAAGGTGGCGTTTGCTGGTTTTTCGATGATTCAGAACTTGGAAGTGGCGCTGCGCTCAGGAACTATCAAGATCCCGAAAGACACTGTCATGAAGATGGAAGATATCATCAAGCTGCCGGATAGCCAAATCACCGTGGTTTGTACTGGTTCGCAGGGTGAGTTTAATGCCGTACTGAGCCGTATGGCGACTGGCGCGCATAAATACATGAAGATCAAAGGCTCTGACGTGGTGGTGTTTAGCTCCAATCCGATTCCGGGCAATGAGAAAAACGTGGTGCGAACGGTTGATGGCTTAATGCGCGAGGGTTCTGATGTGATTCAGAACGGCAAGACACACTTGACGGGGATTGGGCCGCTGCACTTGTCGGGACATGGTTATTATGATGATCACGTCAAGTTGATTAATGCCTTGAATCCGACATATTACATGCCAATTCACGGCGAATTTCATATGCTGGTGTATAATGCTCGGTTGGCGGAAGAAGAGTGTGGTATTCCACGAAAGAATATCTTTGTGTGTGACGCTGGCGATATTATTGAAATTGACGTTGAACGGCAAGCTAATAAGGCGGGCCGAATCCAAGCTGGCGGCGTGATGTATGACGATACCGGTGCTATTGTTTCTGAGGTGGTGCTGAAAGATCGTATTCATATGTCTCAAGAGGGAATGTTTGTAGTGGTATTGACGGTGCAGCGCGGCACGGGGCGGCTGTTGACTAGTCCGGACATTATTTCCCGCGGTTTTATTTACCTGCGCGATTCTGAGGAATTGATGAATATGATTCGCCAGTATTTGAAACAGAAGGCAGCGCGGAGTTTTGCTGGCAAGTACGACCTAGACGTTATCAAGAAAGAAATTAAGGATGAAGTCACACATATTTTGTACGATCAGACGCGCCGTACGCCAATTGTTATTCCGGTGATTAATGAAGTTGGCGGCTTAAAGACGGTAAAATCGACGACTGCTTCAGCTTCTCCGACTGCAAAATCCACGCCTCGCAACAAAAAATCTATTGCTTCGGCGGAAGAGCCAAGGATGACTTTGCCAACCACGCCGCGCCGTCGTTTTCCGCAGCGCCAAGTGCCTGACACTGAGGCGAATGACACGAAGGCTCGGGAACGACAAGATTTTCGTCCGTATTAGTCCCGTAGATTGATTTTACTGATAAATTATGCTATAATACAACACGTATTAAATTGATATTTATATCTGTTAAGAAGTATAAAATCAGTGTATAATAAAAACGATTATGGCAAAAAAGCGAAAGAGCACGAAAAAGTCTACTCCTACCAAACCGCAACATAGTTTGCCGGTGGGTTTTTGGTCACAAGTAGGCGCGGTCTTATTGATTCTTTTGTCATTGCTATTGGTGGTTTCGTGGTTTGGTGTTGGCGGTCCAGTTCTTCAGTGGATTGATATGGCAACCATAAAGACGGTCGGCTACACTGCTTACACCTTACCGATACTATTAATTTATTTGGCGGTAGAAACTTTCCGGGCAGAAGAGAATCGCTTACCTACGGCGGTGAAGTTTGCGGCAGTTTTAGAGATTGTGTGGTTTTCAGGATTATTTGGGCTATTAAAGACGTCTTTGCGACCAGATGCCGGTGGATTTGTAGGCGATATATTAAATACAGCCACACTTAAAATGGTAGATTCGGCCATTGCTGCAATATTTTACCTGGTGTTGGCATTTATTACGGTTTTATTTATCACTCAAACATCACCATTTACTGTGTTTAGCAAATTGTGGCAAGCAATTAAAAGTAATAGCTCAGAGGACGATAATAATCGATCTATCATGAAGCAAGCGGCAAAGTCTCAGCCTACAGACGAAGATAAAAAGGTGAGTTTGGGGGATATTAAACTCAATGCTGGCGTGCCGATTATTGACACCACCAAGGAGAAGAAGGGTTTATTAAAGCGTACTGAAAAGCCAGAAAAGGCCGCTGAAGAGCAGGCGCTAGTGGCAACACGTGATCCAAATTGGCAAGCGCCAAGCCTGGATTTATTAGAGAAGAACGAAGGCGGTGCGGATGCTGGCGATACGAGACAAAATGCTCAGATTATTCATGATACACTATCCGAATTTAACATTGATGCAGCAATGGGTGATATAAACGTTGGACCAAAAGTAACCCAGTATACCCTAAGGCCACCAAGTGGTGTGAAATTGACGCGAATTACCGCGCTGGAAACGAATATTGCGCTTAATTTGGCGGCCCAAAGTTTGAGGATTGAAGCGCCGATTCCTGGACAGAAAGCGGTGGGAATTGAAGTGCCAAACCGCAAGGCAGCTGAGGTGCGGCTGTATAGCACATTAGTTTCAAAGCAGTGGACGGCGTCGCGCGATCCGCTCAGTTTTACAATTGGTAAGGATATTTCTGGGCAAGTCGTGGTTGGTGAGCTGGGAAAGATGCCGCACTTGCTAATCGCTGGGCAAACTGGCTCCGGTAAGTCAGTGATGATTAATACGCTACTGACGAGCTTATTGTACCGCAATAGTCCGAGTGACATGAAGCTGATTTTGGTTGACCCGAAACAGGTGGAAATGGCGCCATATGAGGATATTCCGCACTTGCTGACCCCGGTGATTACTGAGCCAGAAAAGACTATTTCAGCTTTGAAGTGGGCAGTTAATGAAATGGAGCGGCGCTACAAATTATTAGCGACAGAGAAGATCCGCAACATTAAGGATTACAATAAGAGGCTACAATCACGAGCGAAAAAGATTGCTATTGCTGATGAAAACGGTAATGTGCAGGAACATGAAGACGGTTCGATGCCGTACATTGTGATTGTGGTGGACGAAATGGCGGACTTGATGATGATTGCTAAGAAAGATGTTGAGGCGTTAATTGTTCGTTTGGCGCAGAAGGCACGAGCAGTTGGTATTCATCTGGTGTTGGCAACGCAGCGCCCAAGCGTTGATGTGATTACTGGTTTGATTAAGGCGAATGTGCCGGCGCGTATTTCTTTTACGGTAGCTAGCCAGGTGGATAGTATGACGATTTTAGACCAGGCGGGCGCCGAAAAGCTGCTGGGTCAGGGTGATATGCTATTCTACACACCAAGTATGAGTAAACCGAAACGCATCCAAGGTGCCTGGGTAACTGATGATGAAGTGAATAAAATTACTGATCATTTGCGAATGCAGATGGCGCCGCAGTACAACGATGAAGTAGTAGCTCAGCCAGTGCAGTTGAACGGCAAGGGTGGTGTAGTGATGGATTTGTCAGAAGGTGGCGATGATAAATTCAAGGATGCTGTGAGGGTGGTAGTTGAGCGACGAAAGGCTTCAACGAGTATGCTACAGACGAGACTAGGCATTGGATATCAGCGAGCGGCACGCATTATTGAAGAAATGGAAGAGCGGGGTATTATCGGTCCGCAGAATGGCTCAAAGCCACGTGATGTATTGATCTCTAGTCCAGAAGAATTAGATGAATTGTTGGCGGAATAGTATAAAAGATTGACCAAATAATATCTATATTGTATAAAAAACTTTATGAATGAGCATTTTCCCGGAAGTTATGACTTAGCCCCTGACCAAGATACTCTTGTCGCTATAGTACAAGCAGCAGGTAAAGTTCTTAAAGAGAA
Coding sequences within:
- a CDS encoding DNA translocase FtsK 4TM domain-containing protein; its protein translation is MAKKRKSTKKSTPTKPQHSLPVGFWSQVGAVLLILLSLLLVVSWFGVGGPVLQWIDMATIKTVGYTAYTLPILLIYLAVETFRAEENRLPTAVKFAAVLEIVWFSGLFGLLKTSLRPDAGGFVGDILNTATLKMVDSAIAAIFYLVLAFITVLFITQTSPFTVFSKLWQAIKSNSSEDDNNRSIMKQAAKSQPTDEDKKVSLGDIKLNAGVPIIDTTKEKKGLLKRTEKPEKAAEEQALVATRDPNWQAPSLDLLEKNEGGADAGDTRQNAQIIHDTLSEFNIDAAMGDINVGPKVTQYTLRPPSGVKLTRITALETNIALNLAAQSLRIEAPIPGQKAVGIEVPNRKAAEVRLYSTLVSKQWTASRDPLSFTIGKDISGQVVVGELGKMPHLLIAGQTGSGKSVMINTLLTSLLYRNSPSDMKLILVDPKQVEMAPYEDIPHLLTPVITEPEKTISALKWAVNEMERRYKLLATEKIRNIKDYNKRLQSRAKKIAIADENGNVQEHEDGSMPYIVIVVDEMADLMMIAKKDVEALIVRLAQKARAVGIHLVLATQRPSVDVITGLIKANVPARISFTVASQVDSMTILDQAGAEKLLGQGDMLFYTPSMSKPKRIQGAWVTDDEVNKITDHLRMQMAPQYNDEVVAQPVQLNGKGGVVMDLSEGGDDKFKDAVRVVVERRKASTSMLQTRLGIGYQRAARIIEEMEERGIIGPQNGSKPRDVLISSPEELDELLAE